A genomic region of Hydrogenovibrio crunogenus contains the following coding sequences:
- a CDS encoding GGDEF domain-containing protein encodes MLSRLRELRELSKRGVQDCSIAIMDLDHFKRVNDTYGHAAGDQVLVAWVNYIKKNLRKYDRVYRYGGEEFLLSFPGNDQQSVKELIERLRDGIPEITLEGDEAKSIMVTASFGITTLDPSLHVEESINRADIALYAAKKAGRNCSCIWDSSMASMHNVEDGDLDEISGETSKAH; translated from the coding sequence ATGCTTTCTCGACTGCGCGAATTACGCGAGTTGAGCAAACGCGGTGTTCAGGACTGTAGTATTGCGATCATGGATTTGGATCATTTTAAGAGAGTCAATGATACCTATGGTCACGCTGCTGGCGACCAGGTACTCGTGGCTTGGGTGAATTACATCAAGAAAAATCTGAGAAAGTACGACAGAGTGTACCGTTATGGAGGTGAGGAATTTCTACTCTCTTTTCCGGGGAATGATCAACAGAGCGTAAAGGAGCTAATCGAGCGCTTACGCGATGGAATTCCTGAAATTACCCTCGAAGGAGATGAAGCAAAATCTATTATGGTCACTGCCTCATTCGGGATCACGACACTTGATCCGAGCTTACATGTTGAGGAGTCGATTAATCGTGCGGATATTGCGTTGTATGCAGCCAAGAAGGCTGGGCGCAATTGTAGTTGTATCTGGGATTCTAGTATGGCATCTATGCACAATGTTGAAGACGGTGATTTGGACGAAATTTCCGGAGAAACAAGTAAAGCTCACTGA